Proteins encoded by one window of Micromonospora coxensis:
- a CDS encoding ABC transporter permease subunit: protein MSLFVTELRRLTKRRLTRLLLVLLVVGLAGVATVFAFSSHKLSPAVVAQAQAESDAQYRQAVQDWQKSVAECEAAQARGEKTEERYGPNCGRDWQPQPEMFDPKWNLPYQFDFRAEFGVFVAVFAGAVGLFAFLVGASFVGAEWSTGGMMNLLLWRPRRLSVLGTKLAAVLTTLAGVTVVLGALWTLAFWLIGTYRGTTAKVTAGVWQSVGLDGLRALALILAVGAVAFALASIGRHTAMALGVAVGLGVVSEIGVRIGTFIAGVPFGDRYVLSTYALAWFQKQWKLVDYDSCQFVQGACEPKELIVTWQQSGLLFGLGAALVLIAAFWLMRRRDVT from the coding sequence ATGAGTCTGTTCGTCACCGAGCTGCGCCGGCTGACCAAGCGGCGGCTGACCCGGCTGCTGCTGGTCCTGCTCGTCGTCGGCCTGGCCGGCGTCGCCACGGTCTTCGCGTTCTCCAGCCACAAGCTCTCGCCGGCCGTCGTCGCGCAGGCCCAGGCCGAGTCGGACGCGCAGTACCGGCAGGCGGTCCAGGACTGGCAGAAGTCGGTCGCCGAGTGCGAGGCCGCCCAGGCGCGCGGCGAGAAGACGGAGGAGCGGTACGGCCCGAACTGCGGGCGCGACTGGCAGCCGCAGCCGGAGATGTTCGATCCGAAGTGGAACCTGCCGTACCAGTTCGACTTCCGGGCGGAGTTCGGCGTCTTCGTGGCCGTCTTCGCCGGGGCCGTCGGGCTCTTCGCCTTCCTGGTCGGGGCGTCGTTCGTCGGGGCGGAGTGGAGCACCGGCGGAATGATGAACCTGCTGCTCTGGCGGCCCCGGCGGCTGTCCGTGCTCGGCACCAAGCTGGCCGCGGTGCTGACCACGCTCGCCGGTGTGACCGTGGTGCTCGGCGCGCTCTGGACGCTGGCCTTCTGGCTGATCGGCACGTACCGGGGCACCACCGCCAAGGTCACCGCCGGGGTCTGGCAGTCGGTGGGCCTCGACGGGCTGCGCGCGCTGGCGCTGATCCTGGCGGTGGGCGCGGTCGCGTTCGCGCTCGCCTCGATCGGCCGGCACACCGCGATGGCGCTGGGTGTCGCGGTCGGCCTCGGCGTGGTCAGCGAGATCGGCGTGCGGATCGGCACGTTCATCGCCGGCGTCCCGTTCGGCGACCGGTACGTCCTCTCCACCTACGCGTTGGCCTGGTTCCAGAAGCAGTGGAAGCTGGTGGACTACGACTCCTGCCAGTTCGTCCAGGGCGCGTGCGAGCCCAAGGAGCTGATCGTCACCTGGCAGCAGTCGGGCCTGCTCTTCGGGCTCGGCGCGGCGCTGGTGCTGATCGCCGCCTTCTGGCTGATGCGCCGGCGGGACGTCACCTGA
- a CDS encoding ABC transporter ATP-binding protein, which yields MSAVLEIEGLRKTYKSRRRGTRNALDGFDMRVEAGQVHGFLGPNGSGKTTTLRTLLGLIRPDGGRMAVLGHEVPAALPTVAGQIGAIVESPQFFPHFSARDTLSLLAGAGEVPAERVDEVLELVGLRDRAGERVKTYSLGMKQRLAVASALLKNPKLLILDEPANGLDPGGIREMRTLMRDLAASGMTVLLSSHILGEIQLICDSVTIISLGRRVAFGPVDQVLAAHSHGAVRVRLDAAEDLAAAAEVLGRAGVPVTRHPDHLMLSGVDKPASVNRLLAEHHLYVSELASVAVDLESVFLELTNTAPVPGQHRQVDESAKVGGTGQPGVAGGGWGA from the coding sequence TTGTCGGCTGTCCTGGAGATCGAAGGTCTACGTAAGACGTACAAGAGCCGCCGGCGGGGCACCCGCAACGCGCTGGACGGCTTCGACATGCGGGTCGAGGCGGGCCAGGTGCACGGCTTCCTCGGCCCGAACGGGTCGGGCAAAACCACCACCCTGCGTACCCTGCTCGGCCTGATCCGGCCGGACGGCGGCCGGATGGCCGTCCTCGGGCACGAGGTGCCGGCGGCGCTGCCCACCGTGGCCGGGCAGATCGGTGCGATCGTGGAGAGCCCGCAGTTCTTCCCGCACTTCTCGGCGCGGGACACCCTCTCCCTGCTCGCCGGCGCCGGCGAGGTGCCCGCCGAGCGGGTGGACGAGGTGCTCGAACTGGTCGGACTGCGGGACCGGGCCGGTGAGCGGGTCAAGACGTACTCGCTCGGCATGAAGCAGCGGCTCGCGGTCGCGTCCGCGCTGCTCAAGAACCCGAAACTGCTGATCCTGGACGAGCCGGCCAACGGCCTGGACCCGGGCGGCATCCGGGAGATGCGCACGTTGATGCGCGACCTCGCCGCGTCCGGGATGACCGTGCTGCTCTCCAGCCACATCCTCGGCGAGATCCAGCTGATCTGCGACTCGGTCACCATCATCTCGCTCGGCCGCCGGGTCGCCTTCGGGCCGGTCGACCAGGTGCTCGCCGCGCACTCGCACGGCGCGGTACGGGTCCGGCTGGACGCCGCGGAGGACCTGGCCGCCGCCGCCGAGGTGCTCGGACGCGCCGGCGTGCCGGTCACCCGGCACCCCGACCACCTGATGCTCAGCGGCGTCGACAAGCCGGCCTCGGTCAACCGGCTCCTCGCCGAGCACCACCTGTACGTCAGCGAACTGGCCTCGGTCGCGGTCGACCTGGAGAGCGTCTTCCTCGAACTGACCAACACCGCGCCGGTGCCCGGTCAGCACCGCCAGGTCGACGAGTCCGCGAAGGTCGGCGGGACGGGGCAGCCCGGCGTCGCCGGAGGGGGTTGGGGAGCATGA
- a CDS encoding DeoR/GlpR family DNA-binding transcription regulator yields the protein MDRYARWNALLEMLTDSGRVSVEEAAERLDVSQATIRRDFDQLAQQQMITRTRGGAVANGVSYDLPLRYKTAKHSAEKQRIGAAAAALVSPGTVVGLNGGTTSTEVARALAVRPDLNTSAEGAQLTVVTNALNIANELLVRSRMKVVVAGGVVRPKSFELVGPLGGALLREVTLDVALLGVDAVDPQLGAAAHHEGEAAMNNLMVARAKRVVIIADSSKLGGHAFARICPVDRVETLVTDSGASPEVVEAFRAAGVNVICA from the coding sequence GTGGACCGGTACGCCAGATGGAACGCTCTGCTCGAAATGCTGACCGACAGTGGCCGGGTCAGCGTCGAGGAGGCGGCCGAGCGGCTGGACGTCTCCCAGGCCACCATCCGACGTGACTTCGACCAGCTCGCCCAGCAGCAGATGATCACCCGGACCCGGGGCGGCGCGGTCGCCAACGGCGTCTCGTACGACCTGCCGCTGCGCTACAAGACCGCCAAGCACTCCGCCGAGAAGCAGCGGATCGGCGCGGCCGCCGCCGCGCTGGTCTCCCCGGGCACCGTGGTCGGCCTCAACGGCGGCACCACCAGCACCGAGGTGGCCCGCGCCCTGGCCGTCCGTCCCGACCTGAACACCAGCGCCGAGGGCGCCCAGCTCACCGTCGTCACCAACGCCCTGAACATCGCCAACGAGCTGCTGGTCCGGTCCCGGATGAAGGTCGTGGTGGCCGGCGGCGTGGTGCGGCCGAAGTCCTTCGAGCTGGTCGGCCCGCTGGGCGGGGCGCTGCTGCGCGAGGTCACCCTGGACGTCGCCCTGCTCGGCGTGGACGCGGTCGACCCGCAGCTCGGCGCCGCCGCCCACCACGAGGGCGAGGCGGCGATGAACAACCTGATGGTGGCCCGGGCCAAGCGGGTCGTCATCATCGCGGACTCGTCCAAGCTGGGCGGGCACGCCTTCGCCCGGATCTGCCCGGTCGACCGGGTGGAGACGCTGGTGACGGACTCGGGCGCGTCGCCCGAGGTGGTCGAGGCGTTCCGGGCCGCCGGCGTCAACGTCATCTGCGCCTGA
- a CDS encoding SIS domain-containing protein: MAYVDAEIASQPDCWREAARLAGTVTADLPHPGERVAVVGCGTSWFMAMAYAGLRERAGHGETDAFQASEFPTGRRYDRLVAITRSGTTTEVTDLLAALRGRVPTTVLVGDPDSPAVALADAAVTMPFADERSVVQTRFATTALALLRAHLGDNVEALAADAEVAVRAPLPIDPASIGQATFLGRGWTVGLAQEAALKCREAATFWAEAYPAMDYRHGPISIAGPGRLVWAFGELPEGLPEDVAATGAAFVHSRHHGCRAVLGGWAAGRTPVDPMADLILAQRFAVALATSRGLDPDAPRHLSRSVVLA; encoded by the coding sequence ATGGCGTACGTCGACGCGGAGATCGCGAGCCAGCCCGACTGCTGGCGGGAGGCGGCACGGCTCGCCGGCACCGTCACCGCCGACCTGCCCCACCCCGGCGAGCGGGTGGCCGTCGTCGGCTGCGGCACGTCCTGGTTCATGGCGATGGCGTACGCCGGGCTGCGCGAGCGCGCCGGCCACGGCGAGACGGACGCCTTCCAGGCCAGCGAGTTCCCCACCGGCCGCCGCTACGACCGGCTGGTGGCGATCACCCGCTCCGGCACCACCACCGAGGTGACCGACCTGCTCGCCGCGCTGCGCGGCCGGGTGCCCACCACGGTCCTCGTCGGTGACCCCGACTCCCCCGCCGTGGCGCTGGCCGACGCCGCGGTGACCATGCCCTTCGCCGACGAGCGGTCGGTGGTGCAGACCCGCTTCGCCACCACCGCGCTGGCGCTGCTCCGCGCCCACCTCGGCGACAACGTCGAGGCGCTCGCCGCCGACGCCGAGGTGGCCGTCCGGGCCCCGCTGCCGATCGACCCGGCGAGCATCGGGCAGGCCACCTTCCTCGGCCGGGGCTGGACGGTCGGGCTGGCCCAGGAGGCCGCGCTGAAGTGCCGGGAGGCGGCCACCTTCTGGGCGGAGGCGTACCCGGCGATGGACTACCGGCACGGCCCCATCTCGATCGCCGGCCCGGGCCGGCTGGTCTGGGCCTTCGGTGAGCTGCCCGAGGGGCTGCCCGAGGACGTGGCGGCCACCGGCGCGGCGTTCGTGCACAGCCGGCACCACGGCTGCCGGGCGGTGCTGGGCGGCTGGGCGGCGGGGCGTACCCCGGTCGACCCGATGGCCGACCTGATCCTGGCGCAGCGCTTCGCGGTCGCGCTGGCCACCAGCCGGGGCCTCGACCCGGACGCCCCCCGGCACCTGAGCCGGTCCGTGGTGCTCGCGTGA
- a CDS encoding ROK family protein: MTDAPAGRGEPVVVALDVGGTGMKCALVRPDGEVVHAERHPTGAERGPAAVVDTILDVAEGLAGKARADGLTPIACGIGVPGLVDDAAGVAVWSSNIGFRHVPLRDLTAARLGLPTALGHDVRVGGLAETRLGAGRDVGHVLFVAVGTGIAAAHVVGGSATAGAHGAAGELGHILVRPGGPRCGCGRPGCLEAVSSASAIGRRYTELARGALVTAAEVAARAAAGEELAGQVWQEAVDALADGLATAQALFDVETMVIGGGLARAGAQLFDPLRAALRERITFHREPRLVAAALGDEAGCLGAALLALDSLE, from the coding sequence GTGACCGACGCCCCCGCCGGGCGCGGTGAGCCGGTCGTCGTCGCGCTGGACGTCGGCGGCACCGGGATGAAGTGCGCCCTGGTCCGCCCGGACGGCGAGGTCGTGCACGCCGAACGGCACCCCACCGGCGCGGAGCGCGGCCCCGCCGCCGTGGTGGACACCATCCTCGACGTGGCCGAGGGGCTGGCCGGCAAGGCCCGCGCCGACGGGCTCACCCCGATCGCCTGCGGGATCGGCGTGCCGGGCCTGGTCGACGACGCCGCCGGGGTGGCGGTCTGGTCGTCCAACATCGGCTTCCGGCACGTACCGCTGCGGGACCTGACCGCCGCCCGGCTCGGGCTCCCCACGGCGCTCGGCCACGACGTGCGCGTCGGGGGTCTCGCCGAGACCCGGCTCGGCGCGGGCCGCGACGTCGGGCACGTCCTCTTCGTCGCCGTCGGCACCGGCATCGCCGCCGCCCACGTGGTCGGCGGGTCGGCCACCGCCGGGGCGCACGGCGCCGCCGGCGAACTGGGCCACATCCTGGTACGCCCCGGCGGCCCGCGCTGCGGCTGCGGGCGGCCCGGCTGCCTGGAGGCGGTCTCGTCCGCCTCGGCGATCGGCCGGCGCTACACCGAGCTGGCCCGGGGGGCACTGGTCACCGCCGCCGAGGTGGCCGCGCGGGCGGCGGCCGGGGAGGAGCTGGCCGGGCAGGTGTGGCAGGAGGCCGTCGACGCGCTCGCCGACGGCCTGGCCACCGCGCAGGCGCTCTTCGACGTGGAGACCATGGTGATCGGCGGTGGGCTGGCCCGGGCCGGCGCGCAGCTGTTCGACCCGCTGCGCGCGGCGCTGCGGGAGCGGATCACCTTCCACCGGGAGCCGCGCCTGGTCGCGGCGGCCCTCGGCGACGAGGCGGGCTGCCTCGGCGCCGCCCTGCTCGCCCTCGACAGTCTGGAGTGA
- the nagA gene encoding N-acetylglucosamine-6-phosphate deacetylase yields MALRVTGKVVTPTGVLRQGCVEINGDRITAVAEYPAKRDGHWVVPGFVDMHTHGGGGHTFTTGDADSARQAAAFHLGHGTTTLLASLVSSPFPLMRDATAAFVPLVGEGVLAGVHFEGPYLSTARCGAQNPDHLRDPSTDELSELIELGDGAVRMVTLAPERAGALDAIKLLTSHGVVAAVGHTDATYDETRAAVAAGASVATHLFNGMRPVHHREPGPVVALLDAPNVVCELVADGVHLHDGMLAFATSTAGPERAALITDAMAAAGMPDGAYELGGQDVVVADGVARLARDGAIAGSTLTMDAALRHAVGAGIPIADAVRMVATTPARAIGLGDKVGALQVGLRADLVVLDDDLNVVRVMRGGSWVE; encoded by the coding sequence ATGGCCCTGCGGGTGACCGGCAAGGTGGTGACCCCGACCGGCGTGCTCCGGCAGGGGTGCGTGGAGATCAACGGCGACCGGATCACGGCGGTGGCCGAGTACCCGGCGAAGCGGGACGGGCACTGGGTCGTGCCGGGCTTCGTCGACATGCACACCCACGGCGGTGGCGGGCACACCTTCACCACCGGGGACGCCGACTCCGCCCGGCAGGCCGCCGCGTTCCACCTGGGACACGGCACCACCACCCTGCTGGCCAGCCTGGTCAGCTCCCCGTTCCCGCTGATGCGCGACGCCACCGCGGCCTTCGTCCCGCTGGTGGGCGAGGGCGTGCTGGCCGGCGTCCACTTCGAAGGGCCGTACCTGTCGACGGCGCGCTGCGGCGCGCAGAACCCGGACCACCTGCGCGACCCGTCGACCGACGAGCTGTCCGAACTGATCGAACTGGGCGACGGGGCGGTGCGGATGGTGACCCTGGCCCCCGAGCGGGCCGGCGCGCTCGACGCGATCAAGCTGCTCACCTCGCACGGGGTGGTCGCCGCCGTCGGCCACACCGACGCCACGTACGACGAGACCCGGGCGGCCGTGGCGGCCGGCGCGAGCGTCGCCACCCACCTGTTCAACGGGATGCGGCCGGTGCACCACCGCGAGCCGGGCCCGGTGGTGGCCCTGCTGGACGCCCCGAACGTGGTCTGCGAACTGGTCGCGGACGGGGTACACCTGCACGACGGCATGCTGGCCTTCGCCACCTCGACCGCCGGCCCGGAGCGGGCCGCCCTGATCACCGACGCGATGGCCGCCGCCGGCATGCCCGACGGCGCGTACGAGCTGGGCGGCCAGGACGTCGTCGTCGCCGACGGGGTGGCCCGGCTGGCCCGCGACGGCGCGATCGCCGGCAGCACACTGACCATGGACGCGGCGCTGCGGCACGCCGTCGGCGCGGGCATCCCGATCGCCGACGCGGTACGCATGGTGGCGACCACCCCGGCCCGGGCGATCGGTCTCGGCGACAAGGTCGGCGCGCTCCAGGTCGGCCTCCGCGCGGACCTGGTCGTCCTCGACGACGACCTGAACGTGGTGCGGGTGATGCGCGGCGGCTCCTGGGTGGAGTGA
- a CDS encoding DUF4032 domain-containing protein — protein sequence MRITSALVDPALLDLPWSTPLEQWPAHHLVALPQGISRHIVRFVRLGDYVYAFKETRERIAEREYDLLRALERIDFPSVEAVAIVADRQTEDGEPLESVLITRHLQFSLPYRALFSRTLRPETMGRLLDALAVLLVRMHLTGFFWGDCSLSNTLFRRDAGAFAAYLVDAETGALHHSLSNGQRGEDLEIARVNIFGEALDLQAAGLLHESIDPEVVCEEVVQRYERLWHEITYEQAIEREARHDIEGRIRRLNDMGFDVAEVAMSTADNGRYLVRPKVVDAGYHTRRLIRLTGLDAEENQARRLLNDLDAYRVESDLTDEQQAAHRWLTEVFEPVVRAVPAHLRRKLEPQELFAQIIEHKWLLSERAGRDVGMGPAVQSFLSEVLVHRPDEQAVLGVEVPTVG from the coding sequence GTGCGGATCACCTCGGCCCTCGTCGACCCGGCGCTGCTCGACCTCCCCTGGTCGACGCCGCTGGAGCAGTGGCCTGCGCATCACCTGGTCGCGCTGCCGCAGGGCATCTCGCGGCACATCGTGCGCTTCGTCCGTCTCGGCGACTACGTGTACGCGTTCAAGGAGACTCGCGAGCGGATCGCCGAGCGGGAGTACGACCTGCTCCGGGCGCTGGAGCGGATCGACTTCCCGTCGGTGGAGGCGGTGGCGATCGTCGCCGACCGGCAGACCGAGGACGGGGAACCCCTCGAGTCGGTGCTGATCACCCGGCACCTGCAGTTCTCGCTGCCGTACCGGGCGCTCTTCTCCCGTACGCTGCGCCCGGAGACCATGGGCCGGCTGTTGGACGCGTTGGCGGTGCTGCTGGTCCGGATGCACCTGACCGGCTTCTTCTGGGGCGACTGCTCGCTGTCGAACACGCTGTTCCGGCGGGACGCGGGCGCCTTCGCCGCCTACCTGGTCGACGCGGAGACCGGGGCGCTGCACCACTCCCTCTCCAACGGCCAGCGCGGCGAGGACCTGGAGATCGCCCGGGTCAACATCTTCGGGGAGGCGCTGGACCTCCAGGCCGCCGGCCTGCTGCACGAGTCGATCGACCCCGAGGTGGTCTGCGAGGAGGTCGTGCAGCGCTACGAGCGGCTGTGGCACGAGATCACCTACGAGCAGGCGATCGAGCGGGAGGCCCGGCACGACATCGAGGGCCGGATCCGCCGCCTCAACGACATGGGCTTCGACGTGGCCGAGGTGGCGATGTCGACGGCCGACAACGGGCGCTACCTGGTCCGGCCCAAGGTGGTCGACGCCGGCTACCACACCCGGCGGCTGATCCGGCTGACCGGCCTGGACGCCGAGGAGAACCAGGCCCGCCGGCTGCTCAACGACCTGGACGCGTACCGGGTGGAGAGCGACCTGACCGACGAGCAGCAGGCGGCGCACCGGTGGTTGACCGAGGTGTTCGAGCCGGTCGTCCGGGCGGTGCCCGCGCACCTGCGCCGCAAGCTGGAGCCGCAGGAGCTCTTCGCGCAGATCATCGAGCACAAGTGGCTGCTCTCCGAGCGCGCCGGCCGGGACGTCGGCATGGGGCCGGCGGTGCAGTCGTTCCTGTCGGAGGTGCTGGTGCACCGCCCGGACGAGCAGGCCGTCCTCGGCGTCGAGGTCCCCACGGTCGGCTGA
- a CDS encoding phosphatase PAP2 family protein, with protein sequence MRETTTVRGVRLRPVRPAGWWYDALLLAGLVGLTVALATGNLFGIDRAVADWAQAHRPTSAYWTAVVLNYLGQGTPLTLIAAGLGVLLAVRLRSVRPLLPPVLAFALTYLTIGPLKVWTARPAPSASVKEPFLPPERTLPLFQDDLPVRFAQSYPSGHVANAIVWYGVIALLLAPLLRTAGRRMSPRLVLVVRVVPPLVVLTTTTYLGWHWLTDSVAGLLLGLLLDRLLHRIPWDDVPLPGRLRDWDRPFTSTP encoded by the coding sequence GTGCGGGAGACCACGACGGTACGCGGGGTACGGCTCCGGCCGGTGCGCCCGGCCGGCTGGTGGTACGACGCGCTGCTGCTGGCCGGTCTGGTCGGCCTGACCGTGGCGCTGGCCACCGGGAACCTGTTCGGCATCGACCGGGCGGTCGCGGACTGGGCGCAGGCGCACCGGCCGACGTCGGCGTACTGGACCGCGGTGGTCCTCAACTACCTGGGCCAGGGCACCCCGTTGACGCTGATCGCCGCCGGGCTGGGTGTGCTGCTGGCGGTCCGGCTCCGCTCGGTGCGCCCGCTGCTGCCCCCGGTGCTCGCCTTCGCCCTGACCTACCTGACCATCGGCCCGCTCAAGGTGTGGACCGCGCGCCCGGCGCCCAGCGCGAGCGTCAAGGAGCCCTTCCTGCCGCCCGAGCGGACCCTGCCGCTGTTCCAGGACGACCTGCCGGTCCGCTTCGCCCAGTCGTACCCGTCGGGGCACGTGGCCAACGCCATCGTCTGGTACGGCGTGATCGCGCTGCTGCTCGCCCCGCTGCTGCGCACCGCCGGCCGGCGCATGTCACCCCGGCTGGTCCTCGTCGTACGGGTGGTGCCGCCGCTGGTGGTGCTGACCACCACCACCTACCTGGGTTGGCACTGGCTCACCGACTCGGTGGCCGGGCTGCTGCTCGGCCTGCTGCTGGACCGGCTGCTGCACCGCATCCCCTGGGACGACGTGCCGCTGCCCGGCCGGTTGCGGGACTGGGACCGGCCGTTCACCTCGACCCCCTAG
- a CDS encoding APC family permease: MDQLRRRLGVPDAVLIGLGSMLGAGVFVVFAPAAATAGGAGLLAAQALAGFIAFCNATSSARLAARYPESGGTYVYGRERLNPFAGFLAGWGFVVGKTASCAAMALTVGAYLWPGQARLVAVAAVLAVTAVNLRGIAKTAAATTALVVVVLVVLGLVAVSGLVAGDVRLDRLGAGGGSVGGVLTAAGLLFFAFAGYARIATLGEEVRDPARTIPRAVPLALGVVLAIYLVIAVVAVGVLGADRLASSAAPLVDVVTAAGLPGLAWVVRAGATVAVTGVLLSLLAGVGRTLLAMARRRDVPAALAVVHPVHRVPHRAELAVAAVVVVVVALGDVRAAIGFSSCTVLVYYAITNASALTLGRDPGRRLPVRALAVAGLVGCLLLAVSLPPASVLAGFGVLALGALWYAHRHHHRP; the protein is encoded by the coding sequence GTGGATCAACTCCGACGGCGGTTGGGCGTACCGGATGCGGTGCTCATCGGGCTCGGGTCGATGCTCGGCGCGGGCGTCTTCGTGGTCTTCGCGCCGGCCGCGGCGACGGCCGGTGGCGCGGGGCTGCTGGCCGCGCAGGCGCTGGCCGGCTTCATCGCGTTCTGCAACGCCACCAGCTCGGCCCGGCTGGCCGCCCGCTACCCCGAGTCCGGCGGCACCTACGTGTACGGGCGGGAGCGGCTGAACCCGTTCGCCGGGTTCCTGGCCGGCTGGGGATTCGTGGTCGGCAAGACGGCCAGTTGCGCGGCGATGGCGCTGACCGTCGGGGCGTACCTCTGGCCCGGTCAGGCCCGGTTGGTGGCGGTCGCCGCCGTGCTCGCGGTGACCGCGGTGAACCTGCGCGGCATCGCCAAGACCGCCGCCGCGACGACCGCCCTGGTGGTCGTGGTGCTGGTCGTGCTGGGCCTGGTCGCGGTGAGCGGGCTGGTCGCCGGTGACGTCCGGCTCGACCGGCTCGGCGCGGGCGGTGGCTCGGTCGGTGGCGTGCTGACCGCCGCCGGCCTGCTCTTCTTCGCCTTCGCCGGGTACGCCCGGATCGCCACCCTGGGTGAGGAGGTCCGGGACCCGGCGCGGACCATCCCCCGGGCCGTCCCGCTGGCGCTCGGCGTGGTGCTGGCCATCTACCTGGTGATCGCCGTGGTCGCGGTCGGCGTGCTCGGCGCGGACCGGCTGGCCTCGTCCGCCGCGCCCCTGGTCGACGTGGTGACCGCCGCCGGGTTGCCCGGCCTGGCCTGGGTGGTCCGGGCCGGCGCGACGGTGGCGGTGACCGGGGTGCTGCTCTCCCTGCTCGCCGGGGTCGGCCGGACGCTGCTGGCGATGGCCCGTCGCCGGGACGTGCCCGCGGCGCTGGCCGTGGTGCACCCGGTCCACCGGGTGCCGCACCGGGCCGAACTGGCGGTCGCCGCCGTGGTGGTCGTGGTGGTGGCGCTCGGCGACGTCCGTGCCGCGATCGGCTTCTCCAGCTGCACCGTGCTGGTCTACTACGCGATCACCAACGCCTCGGCGCTGACCCTCGGCCGCGACCCGGGTCGCCGGCTACCGGTGCGGGCACTCGCGGTGGCCGGGCTGGTCGGCTGTCTCCTGCTCGCGGTCAGCCTGCCGCCGGCCAGCGTCCTCGCCGGCTTCGGCGTCCTCGCCCTCGGCGCCCTCTGGTACGCCCACCGCCACCACCACCGCCCCTGA